Part of the Halococcus agarilyticus genome, GGCTGGGCTTCGGATCCACGAGGACCGACTCGATGCAACACTCGACGGGGGCGACGCCGACCTCGCCCTCGCGGTGGTGACGGCGACCAAGCCCGATTTCTACAAGCAGGCTCCCGTCGTCGCTGCCGCCCGTGACCGCGGGTTCCCGTGTTTCGTCCTCCATACCGGGCAACACTACGACGACGTTCTCGGACACGGCCTCGTGGAGTACGGCATCGACGACGCGATCGCGGTGGATCTCGGCGTGCGCGGCGGCCTCTCCGAGAAGACGGCCCAGGTCACGACTCGCGTCGCCGAGATCGCCGCCCACCTCGACGAACACTACCCCGAGACGACGATACTTCCCCTCGTTCACGGCGACACACACGCTGCCGGCGTCGTTCCCCAGGCGTGGGCGTTCGCCACCAACCAGTACGCCGCCCACAACGAGGCAGGTCTTCGGGGGATGGCTCCGTCGTTCGATGCCTACACCGCCGACGACGTGGACGCCGCCGCGTTCGTCCGCGATCAGTGGGAGGGCGAGTGGTCGCTCGATCGTTCCGAACCGTTCCCCGAGCAGTACGACACGTTCGTCGGCTCGGCGGCCTGTCTCTATCACTTCGCGCCGGTCGATCTGAACCGCGACCACCTCACGCGCGAGGGCTACCCCGCCGCCGTCGGCGACGACGAGCGCATCCCGGTGGTCGGAAATTCGGTCGTGGACGCCATCGAGCTGAAGGCCGATACCGGAGGCGGGGAGTCGATCTTCGACGTCTACCCCGCATTGGAGACGCGCGACGACTGGCTACGGGTGGACGTCCACCGCCGCGCGAACCTCCTCCCCGATCGGTTCCGCGCGATCGTGGACTGTGTGATCCGTCTGGTCGAGGCGGGCTACAACGTCAACTTCGTGGAACTGCACGCGACGGGTACCGCGCTCGACGAGTACGGGCTCCGCGAGAAGATCGAGCGCCTCGCCGCCGACAACGACAACTTCCTCTTTACGGGGCTCTGGAAGAGGCACGCCCACGTCTACGAGTTCTTCCGCTCCGGGCAGTGTTTCGCGGCGCTCACCGACTCCGGCAGCGTCCAGGAGGAGCTCAACCACATCCGGGAGACGCGGTGTCTCACCGCCCGGTTCAACACCGACCGCCCCGAGACGGTGATGGACGCCAACACCAATCTGCTAGTTCCGCCCGTATCCGGCGAATCGATGGCCGAACTCGTCGAGTACGCGTTCACCGACGACGCCACCCGCGACCGCCTCGGGTCGGGGCCGCGCCTCTACGGCGAGAACGTCGGCACGGAGATCGTGCGCTACTTCGAGAACCTCGACGATCCGGCCACCTTCGAGTGGTCCCACGACCGCGCCGCGTTCGATGTCGGCGATACTGCCTTCGAGTACCTCTGAGAATCAGTCGTCGGACTCGGCGAGCGCCGCCTCGGCGTCGGTCGCGGGCTCCTCGTCGAGCGTTTCGAGGTAGTCGTCGGCGTCGAGCGCCGCTTTGCAGCCCATCCCCCCGGCGGTCACGGCCTGCTGGTAGTGGTAGTCGACCACGTCGCCCGCGCCGAAGATGCCCGGCACGCCCGTCCTGGTCTGACCGCCGCCAGCGCCGCCCCGGGTGTCGAGGTAGCCTGCGTCGTCCATCTCGACCCCGGTCCCCTCGAGATAGCCGGTGTTCGGCGTGTGGCCGATGGCGAGGAAGACCGCACCGACGTCCATCTCGAAGGATTCGGTCTGGGGGTCGTCGAGCCGCTCCGTGGGATGGCCTTCGGGGTGACGGACGAGCGATGCGCCCTCGATGCCCTCTTCAGGTGATCCCCGAATCTCGGTGAGTTCAGTGTTCCGAACGACCTCGATCTCGCCGGCCGCGACGTGCTCTTCGAGCCGGTCGATCCAGTAGTCCTCCGCCCGGAACGCCTCACGTCGGTGGACGACGTACACTTTCGAGGCGAACTTCGTGAGGAAGGTGGCCTCCTCCATCGCGGCGTCGCCGCCGCCGACCACGATCATCTCCCGGTCCCGAAAGAAGGCTCCGTCACAGGTCGCACACGTCGAGACGCCGTAGCCCATCAACTCGTCCTCGCCCGGAACTCCAAGGGTCCGCGCGCTCGCACCGCTCGCGGCGATCACGGCGTCGGCGGTGAGGCGCGTGCCGTCGGCGAGTTCGAGCTCGAAGGGGCGGTCCGAATCGTCGACGCGCTCGATCACGCCGTGACGGACTTCCGCGCCGAACCGTTTCGCCTGCTCTCTCATGTCGTTCACCAGTTCCGGACCGCCGATCCCCTCGGGAAAGCCCGGGTAGTTCGCGACGTCGGTGGTGAGGGTGAGCTGGCCGCCGGGTTCGTCGCCTTCGAGCACGAGGGGCGCGTTGTTCGATCGTGCAGCATAGATCGCCGCGGTCAATCCAGCGATGCCCGACCCCGCGACGACGAGCCGGTGGTGCTCCGGCTCCGGGTTCCCGGTCATGTCCGTGATTGGCGATCGGCGGATAACTACCTTGTGCTCCGAGATCGACGACCCGTCGAACGCTGCCGAGCGGACGGTATCGGCGCGCTCGACGGTTCCGTGGCGTGTACGCAGGCGGCGTGGTTTTACGAACGCACGGCGAATCTCCCGACAGCCATGGGAGAAAGTGACAGGAACTGGGACGAGTTCGATCCGGAGGCACGCGAGGAGCGCGAGATCGGCCGCGAGATGGTCTCGAAGAGCACGGGGTTGGGATCGGTCGTGGCGCATTTCTACCGCGGCGAGATGAGCGTGGTCACGACGTGGCGCGGCCGCCTCGACGAGACGATCAACTGGGCGGTGACCATCATCGCCGCCATTCTGGTGTATGCCTTCTCGACCGAGGGCAATCACGTGATCCTCCTCACCGGGATGGTGGTCATCACGATGTTCCTCGCGATCGAAGCCCGACGCTATCAGGCATACGACGTGTATCGAGCCCGGGCACGGCTGCTCCAGGAGAACCTCTTTGCGAACACGCTCGATCCATCCCAGGGCGTCGAGCACCGTGACTGGCGGCGCGAACTCAGCGAGGACTACCGAAATCCGACGATCAAGACACCCTACACCGAAGCGCTCGCACGTCGGCTCCGCCGGATCTACCTTCCCTTCCTGTGCCTCATGCTCGCCGCGTGGCTGTTCAAGCTCACGGCCTTCTCGACCCGACCGGTGCTCGAAACGGCCGGAGTGGGATCGGTGCCGGGGTCCGTCGTCTTCGGTATCGTGGGCGCGTTCTACGCCGCCGTGATCGCGACCGCGTTCTGGCCGCGCGAACGCCACTCGAAGGGCGAGTTCGAGAAGGCCGAACCCGGAGAGTGGAAGGAAACCGACTGACCTCCGATCGGAACGGCGGGACGATCGGCGACGGAAGCGCTTAGGTCGCCGCCGGCGCTTCCGACGGTATGCCCGCCGATCTCGACGAGAAGACCGACCGCTACGAACGACTGCTCGCCGACGCGCTCGACGCGGCGAGCGTCGCGCCGCCGGACGGAACCCCACTGGCCGAATCCGCGGCCGAGTACCGAGAGATGGCACAGTCCTACCTCGACGACGGCCGTCACTTCCGCGAGACGGGCGATCCAGTGAACGCGCTCGCGGCGTTTTCGTACGGCCACGCGTGGCTCGACGCCGGCGCACGGATCGGGTTGTTTGCGATCCCCACGGGAGATAACTTGTTCACGGTGTGAAACGCCGGGCGCAGGCGGTGCGCTTACAAGGGGTGGGTGTGTCAGTCCCGCTCGATGGAGGCCGTCCTGTGGTACGTGCTGACGGGTACTCGCGGCGGCACGAACCGCGTGCGCATCCTCCGAGCCCTCGACGAGCGACCGCGAAACGCGAACCAGCTGGCGGAGGACCTCGAGCTCGACTACAAAACCGTCAGACACCACCTCGACGTGCTCGAGGACAACGGCGTGCTCGAGGACAGCGGCGACGACTACGGCGCGATCTATCTGCCGACCGACCAGGCGCGCCATCACTGGGATACCGTCGAGAAAATCATCGACCAGGTGGAGTGAGTATGGCATGAATTGGGAAAGAGTATATCCGGCCGTGCAGGGTAGGTGGAAGTAGATGGCCGTCCTGATCGACGCGATGCGCGTACTCAGCGCGCTCAACGTGCTCCTCCTCCTCGGTCTGGGGTACGTCTGGGGACGGAACTTCTACCGCTTCCGCTCGAAGCATACGCTCGGACTGTTGGTGTTCGCCGTGTTGCTTCTGGCGGAGAACGCGCTGTCGATCGTTTTCTTCGTCTTCAACTTCGAGGGTCTCACGGCGTGGGTCACCGATCCGAGTTTCGTCCCCACTATCGCCCAGCAGGCGATGTTGACCCTTCGCGCCCTCGAATTCGCTGGCGTCGTCTTCCTCACCTGGGTCACGTGGGACTGATTCGGAGCCGTCGAAGCGACCGATCCGGGCAGGAACGGTGATCGTCCAGTGACGATGGTTGGCCGTTGGCGCAATCAACTCGAAAGCGCCACACGACCGCGCCGAGGCCCGA contains:
- a CDS encoding UDP-N-acetylglucosamine 2-epimerase codes for the protein MAGLRIHEDRLDATLDGGDADLALAVVTATKPDFYKQAPVVAAARDRGFPCFVLHTGQHYDDVLGHGLVEYGIDDAIAVDLGVRGGLSEKTAQVTTRVAEIAAHLDEHYPETTILPLVHGDTHAAGVVPQAWAFATNQYAAHNEAGLRGMAPSFDAYTADDVDAAAFVRDQWEGEWSLDRSEPFPEQYDTFVGSAACLYHFAPVDLNRDHLTREGYPAAVGDDERIPVVGNSVVDAIELKADTGGGESIFDVYPALETRDDWLRVDVHRRANLLPDRFRAIVDCVIRLVEAGYNVNFVELHATGTALDEYGLREKIERLAADNDNFLFTGLWKRHAHVYEFFRSGQCFAALTDSGSVQEELNHIRETRCLTARFNTDRPETVMDANTNLLVPPVSGESMAELVEYAFTDDATRDRLGSGPRLYGENVGTEIVRYFENLDDPATFEWSHDRAAFDVGDTAFEYL
- a CDS encoding NAD(P)/FAD-dependent oxidoreductase, which translates into the protein MTGNPEPEHHRLVVAGSGIAGLTAAIYAARSNNAPLVLEGDEPGGQLTLTTDVANYPGFPEGIGGPELVNDMREQAKRFGAEVRHGVIERVDDSDRPFELELADGTRLTADAVIAASGASARTLGVPGEDELMGYGVSTCATCDGAFFRDREMIVVGGGDAAMEEATFLTKFASKVYVVHRREAFRAEDYWIDRLEEHVAAGEIEVVRNTELTEIRGSPEEGIEGASLVRHPEGHPTERLDDPQTESFEMDVGAVFLAIGHTPNTGYLEGTGVEMDDAGYLDTRGGAGGGQTRTGVPGIFGAGDVVDYHYQQAVTAGGMGCKAALDADDYLETLDEEPATDAEAALAESDD
- a CDS encoding DUF2270 domain-containing protein, whose product is MGESDRNWDEFDPEAREEREIGREMVSKSTGLGSVVAHFYRGEMSVVTTWRGRLDETINWAVTIIAAILVYAFSTEGNHVILLTGMVVITMFLAIEARRYQAYDVYRARARLLQENLFANTLDPSQGVEHRDWRRELSEDYRNPTIKTPYTEALARRLRRIYLPFLCLMLAAWLFKLTAFSTRPVLETAGVGSVPGSVVFGIVGAFYAAVIATAFWPRERHSKGEFEKAEPGEWKETD
- a CDS encoding DUF357 domain-containing protein is translated as MPADLDEKTDRYERLLADALDAASVAPPDGTPLAESAAEYREMAQSYLDDGRHFRETGDPVNALAAFSYGHAWLDAGARIGLFAIPTGDNLFTV
- a CDS encoding ArsR/SmtB family transcription factor, whose product is MEAVLWYVLTGTRGGTNRVRILRALDERPRNANQLAEDLELDYKTVRHHLDVLEDNGVLEDSGDDYGAIYLPTDQARHHWDTVEKIIDQVE